ACCGGTCCTCCGCCCGGATGGAGCCGTCCTCCCACGGCCCGGGCCACCCACTCCGGCGTTAGTTCCCTAACATGCGTCCCTTGCATAACATCCTCACCGCCCTTCAGCATAGGGGGGCAGGCCCGCCCAGGCCAAGAGCCCGGCGGCGATCTCCCGGAAGATGGGGGCGGCCACCTGGCTCCCGTGGATCCGGGTTTTGGGGTGGTGGACGGCGACCACCACGGTGAACCGGGGGCGGTCGGCGGGGACGAACCCGGCGAACCAGGCGGTGAACACCTCCTGGGAGTAGCGCCCGTTCACCACCACCTGGGCGGTGCCCGTCTTGCCCCCGAGGCGGTAGCCCGGAAGGTGGGCTGTGGGCACGGCCACCCGGGCCAGGGCCTCCCGCAGGGCCTGGGCCGTGGTCGGGGAGAAGACGCGCCAGGAACGGCCCTCCGTTCCCTTGAGGAGGACGGGGGTCCGGTAGACCCCGTCCACCAGGGCCCCGTAGGCGGCGGCCAGGTGCAGGGGGGTGATGAGGAAGCCTTGGCCGAAGGTGTGGTTGGCGTAGGCCACCCGGCTCCACTTCTCTGGGGGTTGGAAGAGGGGGGGTGCCACCCGGACGCCCGGCAGGAGGTCGGTGCGGGTGAGGCCCAGGGCTTCCATGTAGGCGAAGAAGGTTTCCTTGGGAAGGCGTTCGGCGAGGAGGCTGATGCCCACGTTAGAGGAGTAGCGGAGCACCTCTTCCAGGGTCAGGACGGGGGGGTGGGGGACGATGTCCCGTATGGTCCAGCCCTCAAGCTCCCTCCGCATGGGGGCCTCCACCCGGGTGGCCAGGGTGGCGGCGCCCTCCTCCAGGAGCATGGCGGCGGTCAGGGTCTTGGCCGTGGACCCCGGTTCCAAGGGGACGAGGAAGGCGTGGTTGCGCCAGGAGATGTCCTCCTCGGGGCTTTTCCTCGGGGCATCGGGGTCAAAGGGGGGGCCGTTGGCCACGGCGAGGAGGCGCCCCTCTGCGTCCATGACCACGGCGCTCCCGTAGTCCGCGCGGGTTTCCCCTAGCCCGCGCCAAAGGGCCCTTTCCGCCAGGGCTTGGACGAAGGGTTCCAGGGTCAGGGTGTAAGACCGCCCCGCGCTCAGGGAGGCGTTGAGGTCCCGCTCCAGCCCCTCCAGGCCCCGGCCCGAGGCCCGCTCCCCGAAGCCCAGGAGCTGGCTTGCGCTCCGCCCCAAGGGGTGGAGCCGCTTCCCCTCCAGGGTGAGGGCGAGGGGGGTGCCGTCGGCAGCGTAAAGCCCCCCTCGAGGCGGCGGGGGCGGGGGGGGCGCGGGCTGGATCCTCGGGGGGTGGAGGGCCAGGGTGTAGACCCCGAGGGCGAGGAGGGCCACGTAGGCGAGGAAGCCGAGGACCACGAGGTGGACCCGCTCCCGGCCTGCGGTCACCGGGACCACCTCCCCAGGCTCATGGGGACGAACCCCTCCTCCTCCGCCCAGGCCAGGAGGCGCTCGGGGCGGAGGAGGCGCCACTTTTCCATGACGAGGGCCGCCTTTTGCGCCTCTAGGGCCTGAAGCTCCCGCGCCAGCCTGGCGTTGGCCTCCTTCTCCGCCTGGTTCCGGTGCCCTAGGGCGAAGACCAGGAGGAGGACCGCCCAGTAGATGAGCCCGAGCCGCAACGCCGCCTTCACGGGGCCTCCTTTTCCGCCGCCCGGAGCTTGGCGCTCCGGGCCCTGGGGTTTTGGGCCGCCTCCTTTTCCGAGGGGACGAGGGGCTTTTTGGTGAGGACCTTTAGGCCGCTTTCCCGTAGGAAGCGCTTCACCACGCGGTCCTCCAGGGAGTGGAAGGCGATGACCACGAGCCGCCCTCCTGGGGCCAGGACCTCCGCGGCCTGTTCCAGGAACTCCTTAAGGGCGTTGAGTTCGTCGTTGACGTAGATCCTGAGGGCCTGGAAGGTCTTGCGGGCCGGGTGGCCCGCCCTGCGGAAGCCCACGGCCTTGCGGACGATCTCCGCAAGCTGGGTGGTGGTCTCTATGGGGGCCTTCTCCCGGGCGGCCACAATGGCCCGGGCGATCCGGTAGGCCTGGGGTTCCTCCCCGAGCTCCCGCAACAGGCGGGCGAGGGCCTCGAGGGGAAGCCGGTTCACCACCTCCTTGGCCGTGGGGCCCTCGAGGCCCATGCGCATGTCCAAGGGCCCTTCCTTCTGGTAGCTGAAGCCCCGGCTTGGGTCGTCCAGGTGGAAGCTGGAGACCCCGAGGTCCGCCAGGATCCCGTCCACCCGCTCCACGCCGAGGGCGGCGAGGTGGCCCTTCAGGTGGCGGAAGTTGCCCTGCACCACCGTGAGGCCGGGGAGGTGGAGGCCTTTAGCCCGGGCCACGGCCTCGGGGTCTTGGTCCAACCCGATGACCCGGCCTCCCCGCTCCAGAATGCCCCGGGCGTGCCCCGCCCCGCCCAGGGTGGCGTCCACGTACACCCCCCCGGGCCGGACGGCGAGGAGGTCTAGGGCTTCTTGGTAGAGGACGGGAACGTGGGTCATGGGCCTCATCCCACCAGTCCCTTCAAGGCCTCCGGGGCCGGCGGTTTGGCCAGCACCTCCTCAATGGCCTTCCACCAGCGCTCCTGGCTCCAGATCTCCAGCCTCCCCGGGGCCCCGGCGATGACCACCTCCCCCCCCTCCTTGAGCCCGGCGAAGAGGCGGAGGGGCGGGGGGATGAGGACCCGGGAGGCGCTGTCCATCCGGGTCTTGTGCGCCCCCGAGTAAAAGAAGCGCACGAAGGCCCGGGCCTCGGCGTCGGTCAGCGGCAGGTTGACCAGCTGCTCCTCAATCTTCTTCCACCGGTCCAGGGGGAAGACGTAGAGGCACCCCTCCATCCCCCGGGTGAGCACCAGCCCGTCCTCCACGAAGTCGCGGAAGGGCGCGGGGATGACCACCCGCCCTTTGTCGTCCAGG
This region of Thermus thermophilus genomic DNA includes:
- the rsmH gene encoding 16S rRNA (cytosine(1402)-N(4))-methyltransferase RsmH produces the protein MRPMTHVPVLYQEALDLLAVRPGGVYVDATLGGAGHARGILERGGRVIGLDQDPEAVARAKGLHLPGLTVVQGNFRHLKGHLAALGVERVDGILADLGVSSFHLDDPSRGFSYQKEGPLDMRMGLEGPTAKEVVNRLPLEALARLLRELGEEPQAYRIARAIVAAREKAPIETTTQLAEIVRKAVGFRRAGHPARKTFQALRIYVNDELNALKEFLEQAAEVLAPGGRLVVIAFHSLEDRVVKRFLRESGLKVLTKKPLVPSEKEAAQNPRARSAKLRAAEKEAP
- a CDS encoding peptidoglycan D,D-transpeptidase FtsI family protein, giving the protein MTAGRERVHLVVLGFLAYVALLALGVYTLALHPPRIQPAPPPPPPPRGGLYAADGTPLALTLEGKRLHPLGRSASQLLGFGERASGRGLEGLERDLNASLSAGRSYTLTLEPFVQALAERALWRGLGETRADYGSAVVMDAEGRLLAVANGPPFDPDAPRKSPEEDISWRNHAFLVPLEPGSTAKTLTAAMLLEEGAATLATRVEAPMRRELEGWTIRDIVPHPPVLTLEEVLRYSSNVGISLLAERLPKETFFAYMEALGLTRTDLLPGVRVAPPLFQPPEKWSRVAYANHTFGQGFLITPLHLAAAYGALVDGVYRTPVLLKGTEGRSWRVFSPTTAQALREALARVAVPTAHLPGYRLGGKTGTAQVVVNGRYSQEVFTAWFAGFVPADRPRFTVVVAVHHPKTRIHGSQVAAPIFREIAAGLLAWAGLPPYAEGR
- the mraZ gene encoding division/cell wall cluster transcriptional repressor MraZ, translating into MPFGEYQYSLDDKGRVVIPAPFRDFVEDGLVLTRGMEGCLYVFPLDRWKKIEEQLVNLPLTDAEARAFVRFFYSGAHKTRMDSASRVLIPPPLRLFAGLKEGGEVVIAGAPGRLEIWSQERWWKAIEEVLAKPPAPEALKGLVG